In Asticcacaulis sp. SL142, the sequence CCGCCCAATATGGCTGCTATAGCCTATGGCAGCCTTAAGGCGTGTGGTGGCAACGGCCATAGCGACATATCCCCCGCTCTGTTTTGGCTATCTAAACTGAAAACAACGCGCCGCACAATTTCAGTTTGACATTTTTGCAAAAGACAGGCGTAATAAAATCACAGACCAATGAGGGTCTAATTAAATTCGCCGTTTCCCGTCAATGATGACAGGTGATGGCTCCATAGGACAAAGATGTCCCGCAACCCGTAAAGGCTCCGCGCCCCAAGGGTTGCGGGATTTTTTTTGGCCAAAACGCAACCTTTCACCCCTTGAGGGCCGCCGTTATGGACAACAAACAACGCATTGTGGTGATCGGAGCCGGCATGGCCGGTGGCCGCATCGTCGAGGAAATCTTAAAGCGAGATTCGTCAAGCTTTGACATTTCGATCATCGGCGCCGAAGCCTGCGCCACCTATGACCGTATTCAGTTGTCGCCGGTTCTGGCCGGTGAGAAAAGCTTTGACGATATCGTCACCCACTCTGATGCCTGGTACGATGCCAATGGCGTCAAGACCCATTTTGGGTACTGGGTGCAGTCGATAGATCGCGTCGCCAAGCAGGTCATTCTGCATGACGGTCAAGCCATCGGCTATGATCATCTGATTCTGGCAACCGGCTCCGATCCGATCCGCCTGCCCCTGCCGGGCTCTGACCTTCAGGGCGTGGTCGCGTTCCGCGATCTGCACGATGTCGACCTGATGACCAGGGCCGCGAATGCCGGTGGCGAAGCGGTCGTGATCGGCGGCGGCCTGTTGGGTCTTGAGGCCGCTTACGGTCTGGCCAAGCGCGGTATGAAATCGACCGTCATTCACCTTGTCGATGTGCTGATGGAACGCCAGCTTGATGAGGCCGCGGGTCGCCTGCTGGAAAAAGCGCTGCTGGAACGCGGCGTGATCTCGGTCCTCAGCGCTCAATCCGAAGCCATTGTCGGGGAAACCCACGTTGAGGGGCTGAAACTCAAAGACGGGCGCATCATCCCGGCCTCGCTGCTGGTCATGGCCGTCGGCATCCGCCCACACGTTGAACCGGCCAAATCGGCGGGCCTAACCGTAGAGCGCGGCATTGTGGTCGATGACCAGATGCGTACCTCAGACCCCAGCATTTTCGCGGTCGGTGAATGTGTGCAGCATCGCGGGGCCTGTTATGGTCTGGTCGCACCCATCTGGGATATGTGCCGGACCCTGGCCGATGTGCTGACGGGTAAGAACCCGGACGCCGCCTATTACGGCTCGGAACTGGCGACCCGCCTTAAGGTCTCCGGCGTCGATCTCTATTCCGCCGGTCAGTTCAATGGCGGCGAAGGCTGCGAAGACATCGTCTTCCGCGATCCCGGTCGCGGCGTCTATAAGCGCGTAGTGGTCAAGGACAATAAACTGGTCGGCACGGTGCTGTTCGGCGAAGCCGCTGACGGGGCGTGGTATTTCGACCTGATCAAAAAAGGCGAAACCATTGCCGATATCCGCGACACCCTGATCTTTGGTCAGGCGGTGACGGAGGCTTTAGCCGGCGTGGACCCTAATGCCGCCGTTGCAGCATGGCCCGACGACACGGAAGTGTGCGGCTGTAACGGCGTTACCAAGGGGGCTGTGGTTGAAGCGATCTGCGGGGGCGCGGACAACCTCGATAAGGTGCGCGGCTGCACCAAGGCTTCGGCAAGTTGCGGGTCGTGTACCGGCATTGTCGAGCAACTGCTGAAGGTGACTTTGGGCGATGCGTTCAAGGCCCAGACCGGCCCCAAGCCGATGTGCAAATGTACTGACCATGGCCACGCGGTCGTGCGAAAAGCTATCGTTGAACAACAAATCAAGACGATCCCCGATGTCATGCAGGCGATGACATGGACCACGCCCGATGGCTGTTCATCCTGTCGTCCGGCGCTGAACTATTACCTGCTGTGCGCCTGGCCACGCGAATATCATGACGATCCGCGCTCACGCTTTGTCAATGAACGCAACCACGCCAATATCCAGAAAGACGGCACCTATTCAGTTGTACCGCGCATGTGGGGCGGAGTGACCTCAGCTAAGGAACTGCGCGCCATTGCTGATGTGTGCGACAAGTTCGATGTGCCGATGGTCAAGGTCACCGGCGGTCAGCGGCTGGATCTGTTCGGCATCAAAAAAGCCGACCTGCCCGCCGTCTGGGCGGATTTGAATGCCGCAGGCATGGTCTCCGGCCACGCCTATGCCAAGGCCCTGCGCACGGTCAAGACCTGCGTTGGCTCTGAATGGTGCCGGTTCGGGACGCAGGATTCGACCGGGCTTGGCATTAAGCTGGAGCAGGACACCTGGGGCTCATGGATGCCGCATAAGTTCAAGATGGCGGTGTCCGGTTGTCCGCGTAACTGCGCCGAAGCGACCATCAAGGACTTTGGTATTATCTGCGTGGACTCCGGCTATGAACTGCATGTCGGCGGCAATGCCGGTATTCACCTGCGCGGCACCGATTTGTTGTGCAAGGTCGCCACCGAAGCCGAAGCGCGTGACTATTCGATGGCCTTTGTTCAGCTTTACCGCGAAGACGCCTGGTATCTGGAACGCACCGCCCCGTGGATCGAGCGCGTCGGGTTGGAGTTTGTCAAAACCCAACTGTTTGACGAAGAAACCCGCGCTGACCTCAAGGCCCGGTTCCTCGAATCCCAAGCCGTGTTTCAGGTTGATCCGTGGGCGGAACATGCTCCGAAATCCGAACCGGCCAAGGTCTTTTCGCCACTGGCTGATTTACGCGAAGGCACATCACAAGATCATATTACGGAGACTGCGTGATGAACGCCAATGTTACGCTCAATTGGATAGATGTGGGCGCGGCCATTGATGTGCCGTATCAAGGCGCGCGCCGTGTCGATACTGACCTTGGGGCCATCGCCGTCTTTCGCACGGTCGATAACGAATACTACGCCGTCATGGACAAGTGCCCGCACAAGGGTGGGCCTTTGTCCGAAGGCATCGTCCACGGCCGCCATATCGCCTGCCCGCTGCATAACTGGTCGTTTTCGTTGCAAACCGGCGAAGCGGTCGGCACCGATGCCGGTAAGGGCTGCACCCCGACCGTGCCGCTTAAAATCGAGAACGAGCGCATTTTTTTAGGGATGAGATAGGTTATCGTGCCCCCTTCCCCGCAAGCAACTACATGCCCTTACTGCGGCGTCGGCTGCGGGGTTAAGGCTGTCATCAATAACCGCCAGATGACCGTGACCGGCGATGAAACCCATCCCGCCAATCAGGGTCGGCTGTGCTCCAAAGGTACCGCACTTGGTAACACCTTCGGCTTAGAGGGTCGGTTGCTTGAACCCCGCATCCGCCGCCATGGCCAGTTAGAGGCGGTATCGTGGGACGAGGCTCTGGATACCGTCGCCGCTAAATTTGCGCAAATTATCCGCGATCACGGCCCAGACGCGGTGGCGTTTTATGTGTCGGGTCAACTTCTTACTGAGGATTATTACGCCGTCAACAAACTGGCCAAGGGTTATATCGGCACAGCCAATGTCGACACCAATTCGCGCCTTTGCATGTCGTCCGCCGTCGCCGCCCACAAGCAGGCGTTCGGGGCTGATCTGGTACCCGGAACCTATGACGACTTAACTGAGGCCGACATGCTGGTGTTCTCAGGCCACAACGCTGCCTGGACCCATCCGGTGCTGTACCGCCGGATCGAGAGCCGTGAGGGCCAGTTCCGCGTCTGCATCGACCCCAAGCGCACCGATACCGCTAAGGCCGCCGATCTGCATCTGATGATTAAACCGCAAACCGATGTGCGGCTGTGGAACGGATTGTGCGCGCACTTGATTGCCCGCGACGCGCTCGATCATGACTTTATCGATCACCACACGGAAGGCTATTCGCGCCTGATGGCGGCTTTGAGCACCGACGACCAGAGCCTTGACGCCATAGCCGAAGATTGCGGTATTTCAGTCGCTGATCTCAAAAAATTCTACGACGGATTTTTGCACACGCCCAAGGTCGTCAGCCTGTTTTCGATGGGTTCAAACCAGTCATCGTCGGGCGTCCACAAAGGGCTGGCGCTGATCAATGCCCACCTGTTGTCGGGCAAGATCGGCAAGCCGGGGGCCGCGCCCTTCTCGATCACCGGTCAGCCCAACGCCATGGGCGGGCGCGAGGTTGGGGGGCTGGCCAACATGCTGGCCGCCCACATGGATTTTGATGAGGCCTCAAAATCCCTCGTCCAACGCTATTGGGGCTCACCAACCATCGCGCCCAAGGCAGGGTTAAAAGCCGTCGATATGTTCGAGGCGGTACGTTTGGGTAAGGTCAAGGCTATCTGGATCATGGCGACCAATCCGATGGTGTCCATGCCGGATACCAACAAAATTCATGAGGCCCTGTCGAACTGCGAACTGGTGGTCGTATCGGACGTGATCGCGCGTACCGACACCATGGACATGGCCCATATTCAGTTTCCCGCCGCAGCGTGGGGCGAAAAAGACGGCACGGTTACCAACTCAGAGCGGGTCATTTCGCGTCAGCGGAACCTCACTCCCTTGCCGGGTTCCGTGCGGCCTGACTGGGCGATCATCGCCGACGTCGCCCGCCGCATGAATCCTGACTGGGTATCGGCTTTCAATTGGGCCGGGCCGGATGAGGTTTTTGCCGAACATGCTGGCCTGACCGCCTTTGAAAATGACGGCAAACGCTTCCTTGATCTGGGTGGCCTCACGGGTATGACAAAGGCCGAATATGACGCCCTTCAGCCGGTGCGCTGGCCGTTTAAAAAGGGTGGTCTGCCGGGGGATCGTCTGTTCGCAGATGGTCAGTTCAACACCCCAAATGGTCGCGCGCGATTAGTGCCGCCGATTGTGCGCAGCCCCGCCAATCAGACCACGGATGATTTCCCGTTCCACCTCAATTCGGCCCGCGTGCGCGATCACTGGCACACAATGACGCGCACGGCTTTAGCACCGGAACTGAACCGCCATATCACCGAGCCGCTGCTCGATATCCACCCCAAGGATGCCCGTCGTCTGCACATCAAGGACGGGCGGCTGGCAGTCGTGACCACGGCCTATGGTGAGGCCATTCTCAAGGCCCGCGTGACCGACGATGTGCGCGAAGGCAGCCTGCATATTCCCATGCACTGGACGAAGCAGTTCGCGCCGTTTGGCCGCTCAAACCAACTCATCAACCCCGCCGTTGATCCGATGTCGGGTCAGCCGGAGTTCAAGCATACGCCTGCCCATGTCCGTGCCTATAACGAAGCCTGGCACGGCTTTGTCATGGCCCCGCGTGATTTCGATGGTGAGTTGCCGACGTGGAGCGATGACACTATCTGGCGGCGCACCGCCCACGCCCATGCCGACTGTTTCGAGATCGCCGGAATTGCGCCGGTCGATATGTCGATGGTCGAGGCCAACCTTATATTGGAAGATGCGACCACCGGCCTGACGCGGCGGGTGCAGGTTGAGGACGGGCGGATTACGCGGGCGATGTTCCTGGCCCCGATCCATAAAAAATTGCCGCCGCGTGACTGGCTGCTGGAGCGGTTTGGCGATGCCGAACTTAAGCCTGCCGACCGCGCCGCCCTGCTGATCGGGCGTCTGCCGGGGATGGCCGACAAAGGCCGCATTATCTGCGCCTGCCGGTCAGTGGGCGAAATCGCCATCAATGCTGCCATCGATGACGGGGCCAAGACTGTCGATGACATCGGTGACGCCACCACCGCCGGCACCTCCTGCGGATCGTGCAAGGGTGAACTGAAACAGTGCCTGCTGAAACGGGCGATCACAAAGGAACCGGTTCATGCGTGATGGTTTTGTATCCTTAGTCGGCGCAGGCCCTGGCGATGCCGATCACCTGACGCTGGGGGCGCTGAAAGCTCTGCAATCGGCGCAGGCGGTGCTTTATGATGCCCTCGTCAGCGAAGATATCATCGCTCTGGCCCCCGCAAAATGCGTCAAGATCTGCGTCGGTAAGCGCGGTGACCGCTTGTCGGTGCCGCAGGACAAGACCAATGCCCTGATGGTGCGGTTAGCCAAAAAAGGGCTGCATGTGGTGCGCCTCAAAGGCGGCGATCCGTCGGTATTTGGTCGCGTCGAAGAGGAACGCGACTACCTTGAGGCCCACAATATTGCGCACAAAACCCTGCCCGGCGTCACCGCAGCCTCCGCCGCCGCAGCCCAGTTTTCATTCCCGCTCACCCATCGCGGCGAAGCCCGTTCGGTCACCTTTCTGACCGGCCGC encodes:
- the cobA gene encoding uroporphyrinogen-III C-methyltransferase gives rise to the protein MRDGFVSLVGAGPGDADHLTLGALKALQSAQAVLYDALVSEDIIALAPAKCVKICVGKRGDRLSVPQDKTNALMVRLAKKGLHVVRLKGGDPSVFGRVEEERDYLEAHNIAHKTLPGVTAASAAAAQFSFPLTHRGEARSVTFLTGRTKDGSIDLKESAVCDPQTSLVFYMSSHNAAHIEARLLSAGRIADTPIIIVENAGRAYARAIKGRLNELAAQVAEAAYEGPVLIGVGEAFRFARMGASATLQAWPKVQTA
- the nirD gene encoding nitrite reductase small subunit NirD; the protein is MNANVTLNWIDVGAAIDVPYQGARRVDTDLGAIAVFRTVDNEYYAVMDKCPHKGGPLSEGIVHGRHIACPLHNWSFSLQTGEAVGTDAGKGCTPTVPLKIENERIFLGMR
- the nirB gene encoding nitrite reductase large subunit NirB, with product MDNKQRIVVIGAGMAGGRIVEEILKRDSSSFDISIIGAEACATYDRIQLSPVLAGEKSFDDIVTHSDAWYDANGVKTHFGYWVQSIDRVAKQVILHDGQAIGYDHLILATGSDPIRLPLPGSDLQGVVAFRDLHDVDLMTRAANAGGEAVVIGGGLLGLEAAYGLAKRGMKSTVIHLVDVLMERQLDEAAGRLLEKALLERGVISVLSAQSEAIVGETHVEGLKLKDGRIIPASLLVMAVGIRPHVEPAKSAGLTVERGIVVDDQMRTSDPSIFAVGECVQHRGACYGLVAPIWDMCRTLADVLTGKNPDAAYYGSELATRLKVSGVDLYSAGQFNGGEGCEDIVFRDPGRGVYKRVVVKDNKLVGTVLFGEAADGAWYFDLIKKGETIADIRDTLIFGQAVTEALAGVDPNAAVAAWPDDTEVCGCNGVTKGAVVEAICGGADNLDKVRGCTKASASCGSCTGIVEQLLKVTLGDAFKAQTGPKPMCKCTDHGHAVVRKAIVEQQIKTIPDVMQAMTWTTPDGCSSCRPALNYYLLCAWPREYHDDPRSRFVNERNHANIQKDGTYSVVPRMWGGVTSAKELRAIADVCDKFDVPMVKVTGGQRLDLFGIKKADLPAVWADLNAAGMVSGHAYAKALRTVKTCVGSEWCRFGTQDSTGLGIKLEQDTWGSWMPHKFKMAVSGCPRNCAEATIKDFGIICVDSGYELHVGGNAGIHLRGTDLLCKVATEAEARDYSMAFVQLYREDAWYLERTAPWIERVGLEFVKTQLFDEETRADLKARFLESQAVFQVDPWAEHAPKSEPAKVFSPLADLREGTSQDHITETA
- a CDS encoding nitrate reductase; the encoded protein is MPPSPQATTCPYCGVGCGVKAVINNRQMTVTGDETHPANQGRLCSKGTALGNTFGLEGRLLEPRIRRHGQLEAVSWDEALDTVAAKFAQIIRDHGPDAVAFYVSGQLLTEDYYAVNKLAKGYIGTANVDTNSRLCMSSAVAAHKQAFGADLVPGTYDDLTEADMLVFSGHNAAWTHPVLYRRIESREGQFRVCIDPKRTDTAKAADLHLMIKPQTDVRLWNGLCAHLIARDALDHDFIDHHTEGYSRLMAALSTDDQSLDAIAEDCGISVADLKKFYDGFLHTPKVVSLFSMGSNQSSSGVHKGLALINAHLLSGKIGKPGAAPFSITGQPNAMGGREVGGLANMLAAHMDFDEASKSLVQRYWGSPTIAPKAGLKAVDMFEAVRLGKVKAIWIMATNPMVSMPDTNKIHEALSNCELVVVSDVIARTDTMDMAHIQFPAAAWGEKDGTVTNSERVISRQRNLTPLPGSVRPDWAIIADVARRMNPDWVSAFNWAGPDEVFAEHAGLTAFENDGKRFLDLGGLTGMTKAEYDALQPVRWPFKKGGLPGDRLFADGQFNTPNGRARLVPPIVRSPANQTTDDFPFHLNSARVRDHWHTMTRTALAPELNRHITEPLLDIHPKDARRLHIKDGRLAVVTTAYGEAILKARVTDDVREGSLHIPMHWTKQFAPFGRSNQLINPAVDPMSGQPEFKHTPAHVRAYNEAWHGFVMAPRDFDGELPTWSDDTIWRRTAHAHADCFEIAGIAPVDMSMVEANLILEDATTGLTRRVQVEDGRITRAMFLAPIHKKLPPRDWLLERFGDAELKPADRAALLIGRLPGMADKGRIICACRSVGEIAINAAIDDGAKTVDDIGDATTAGTSCGSCKGELKQCLLKRAITKEPVHA